A genomic segment from Actinoplanes sichuanensis encodes:
- a CDS encoding glycoside hydrolase family 9 protein — MLKKLATVLTAAALGAGVLWAAVPSDAAAAPHRYGEALQKSLLFYEAQISGKKPAWNRVSWRGDSAMTDGADVGRDLTGGWYDAGDHVKFGLPMAFTTTMLAWGAVENREAYANSGQLTHLLNNLRVPNDYFIKAHPSADVLYGQVGKGDDDHKWWGPAEVMPMARPAYKIDATCGGSELAAETAASMAASSMVFRPTDPQYADTLLTHAKQLYSFADRVRKSYHECITDATAFYRSWSGYADELVWGGIWLYRATGDASYLAKAEAGYDAQGNENQTTTKMYKWTISWDNKQYGNYVLLSQLTGKQRYLDDANRWLDWFTVGVNGEKVRTSPGGMVVVDSWGALRYAANTAFVALVHSDHLTDATRKQRYHDFAVRQIDYALGDNPRSSSYVIGFGDDSPENPHHRTAHGSWWDSQQVPVETRHVLYGALVGGPSSPDDKYTDSRGDYVMNEVATDYNAGFTSAVARLYGEFGGAPLTGFPVAETPDIPELSVESTIMQNETRSTGVKVIVYNKSAFPARALTAGRFRYYFTRDDNSTLQVSSPYTQGCPGPTAAKQHSGDVWYVEVDCTGYPIAPAGQSAHRMEVQLKIGVAEGGVWNPANDPSYQTASGLNPTIALYDGTTLVWGAVPGGSSPSPSPSASVSVPPSPSPSVSVSPSVSVSPSQSPAAGCRVAYTTNDWGSGFTGNVTITNGPVAVNGWTLTFGYAAGQKISQAWSATVTQSGTQVTATNTSWNGSLPAGGTVSFGFNATHTGSNPAPAAFTLNGTVCAKA; from the coding sequence ATGTTGAAGAAGCTCGCCACCGTCCTGACGGCCGCCGCGCTCGGCGCCGGTGTGCTGTGGGCCGCCGTACCGTCCGATGCCGCCGCCGCACCCCATCGCTACGGCGAGGCGCTGCAGAAATCGCTGCTCTTCTACGAGGCCCAGATCTCCGGAAAGAAGCCGGCCTGGAACCGGGTGTCCTGGCGCGGCGACTCGGCGATGACCGACGGCGCCGACGTGGGCCGGGATCTGACCGGCGGGTGGTACGACGCGGGCGACCACGTGAAGTTCGGCCTGCCGATGGCGTTCACCACGACGATGCTCGCCTGGGGTGCCGTGGAGAACCGGGAGGCGTACGCGAACTCCGGGCAGTTGACCCACCTGCTGAACAACCTGCGGGTGCCGAACGACTACTTCATCAAGGCGCACCCCTCGGCCGACGTGCTCTACGGGCAGGTCGGCAAGGGCGACGACGACCACAAGTGGTGGGGGCCGGCCGAGGTCATGCCGATGGCGCGTCCGGCGTACAAGATCGATGCGACCTGTGGCGGCAGCGAGCTGGCCGCTGAGACGGCGGCCTCGATGGCCGCCTCCTCGATGGTCTTCCGCCCCACCGACCCGCAGTATGCCGACACCCTGCTCACGCACGCCAAGCAGCTGTATTCCTTCGCCGACCGGGTCCGCAAGAGCTACCACGAGTGCATCACCGACGCGACCGCGTTCTACCGGTCGTGGAGCGGCTACGCCGACGAGCTGGTCTGGGGCGGCATCTGGCTGTACCGCGCCACCGGCGACGCGTCCTACCTGGCCAAGGCCGAAGCCGGTTACGACGCACAGGGCAACGAGAACCAGACCACCACCAAGATGTACAAGTGGACGATCTCCTGGGACAACAAGCAGTACGGCAACTACGTGCTGCTGTCCCAGCTGACCGGTAAGCAGAGGTACCTCGACGACGCGAACCGCTGGCTCGACTGGTTCACCGTCGGCGTCAACGGCGAGAAGGTCCGCACCTCACCCGGCGGCATGGTGGTCGTCGACTCGTGGGGCGCGCTGCGCTACGCCGCCAACACCGCGTTCGTCGCGCTCGTGCACAGCGACCACCTCACCGACGCGACACGCAAGCAGCGCTACCACGACTTCGCGGTGCGGCAGATCGACTACGCCCTCGGCGACAACCCGCGCAGCTCCAGCTACGTGATCGGGTTCGGCGACGACTCCCCCGAGAACCCCCATCACCGTACGGCGCACGGCTCCTGGTGGGACAGCCAGCAGGTGCCGGTGGAGACCCGGCATGTGCTGTACGGCGCCCTGGTCGGCGGCCCGTCGTCGCCCGACGACAAGTACACCGACAGCCGTGGCGACTACGTGATGAACGAGGTCGCCACCGACTACAACGCCGGGTTCACGTCGGCGGTGGCCCGGCTCTACGGCGAGTTCGGCGGGGCGCCGCTGACCGGCTTCCCGGTCGCCGAGACGCCGGACATCCCGGAACTGTCGGTCGAGTCGACGATCATGCAGAACGAGACCCGCTCGACGGGCGTCAAGGTGATCGTCTACAACAAGTCGGCGTTCCCGGCCCGCGCGCTCACGGCCGGTAGGTTCCGCTACTACTTCACCCGCGACGACAACTCGACGTTGCAGGTCAGCTCGCCGTACACCCAGGGTTGTCCCGGGCCGACCGCGGCGAAGCAGCATTCCGGCGACGTCTGGTACGTCGAGGTGGACTGCACCGGCTACCCCATCGCCCCGGCCGGGCAGTCGGCCCACCGGATGGAGGTGCAGCTCAAGATCGGGGTCGCCGAGGGCGGCGTGTGGAACCCGGCCAACGACCCCTCCTACCAGACGGCCTCCGGCCTCAACCCCACGATTGCGCTGTACGACGGAACGACGCTCGTGTGGGGTGCGGTGCCCGGCGGATCATCTCCTTCGCCGTCACCCTCCGCCTCGGTCTCCGTCCCGCCGTCCCCGTCCCCGTCGGTGTCGGTGTCCCCCTCGGTGTCGGTGTCCCCGTCGCAGTCGCCTGCCGCCGGGTGCCGGGTCGCCTACACGACGAACGACTGGGGTTCCGGCTTCACCGGGAACGTGACGATCACCAACGGACCGGTCGCGGTCAACGGGTGGACGCTGACCTTCGGATATGCCGCCGGTCAGAAGATCTCGCAAGCGTGGTCGGCCACGGTGACCCAGTCCGGGACCCAGGTGACGGCCACCAACACGTCCTGGAACGGCAGCCTGCCGGCCGGTGGCACGGTCAGCTTCGGCTTCAACGCCACCCACACCGGCAGCAACCCGGCGCCCGCCGCGTTCACGCTGAACGGGACGGTCTGCGCCAAAGCCTGA
- a CDS encoding SRPBCC family protein, whose translation MPRFTVSRDVRAPATATWETLVDWPRHGDWVPLTVLRVEGERAGGVGARFVARTGVGPLGFDDPMTVVTWEPPGGDDPGDPPGRCEITKHGRVVHGSAAFSVTPLPALRCRVEWIEDVTVSPRRLTRYAGPLVTLIGRAGFAATLRGLARDVERR comes from the coding sequence ATGCCCCGATTCACCGTGAGCCGAGATGTGCGCGCGCCGGCCACCGCCACGTGGGAGACGCTCGTCGACTGGCCACGGCACGGTGACTGGGTGCCGTTGACCGTCCTCCGGGTCGAGGGCGAGCGGGCAGGTGGGGTCGGCGCCCGGTTCGTCGCCCGGACCGGGGTGGGCCCGCTGGGCTTCGACGACCCGATGACCGTGGTGACGTGGGAGCCACCCGGGGGCGACGACCCGGGTGATCCGCCCGGCCGCTGCGAGATCACCAAACACGGCCGGGTCGTGCACGGCAGCGCCGCGTTCTCGGTGACGCCCCTTCCCGCCCTCCGCTGCCGGGTCGAGTGGATCGAGGACGTGACCGTCTCCCCACGTCGCCTCACCCGCTACGCCGGGCCGCTGGTGACACTGATCGGCCGCGCGGGTTTCGCCGCCACGCTGCGCGGCCTGGCCCGCGACGTCGAAAGGCGGTAG
- a CDS encoding glycoside hydrolase family 2 TIM barrel-domain containing protein: MTSFRTELASPQPGRGGLPARAHLRSDAPRQPLDGVWQVRRHPDGGWSEIRVPGHLPLQGHGSPIYANVQFPFPVDPPFPPDDNPVHDHRLEFQADPAVLAHPSVLRFEGVDGAATVWLNGVELGTLRGSRLTTEFDTTAVLRPGTNVLDVRLAQWSAHSYLEDQDMWWMPGIFRSVTLLARPAGGIRDVFVHAAYDHRDGSGTLRVEVDSDAVVTVDVPALGAENLGAGQSHHFRSVSPWTAETPFLYAVRVHTQSEVVTLRAGFRTVHVDDATLMLNGRPLLLRGVNRHEHDPLHGRTVDLDTARRELLLMKQHNINAVRTSHYPPQADFLDLTDELGLYVMVENDLETHGFEMNAWRGNPSDDPQWRDAYADRMRRTVERDKNHASVLFWSLGNEAGTGANLDAIAQWAKQRDPERLVHYEGDRRSLHVDVYSRMYATTDEVERIGAGTEPEDEHRRRLPFLLCEYAHAMGNGPGGLSEYQELFHRHPRLAGGFIWEWVEHALHGGTTEDGRTVQLYGGDFGERVHDGSFVIDGLVHADKTPGPGLADVARVFAPVELTIDAERSTLTIVNRYHSLDLSHLEADFPLPDVPAGASVTVPTRHLNVVLRDRELGHEVAWAQHVPPRARVSVEATAAPSPDLRLGPAVFDPRTGMPVRLGDLDLHDVAVGLWRAPTENDRGRGWEEHDLPSMAERWAAARLDDLRTRLIDITADGPELVVRTRSGPPVIDAGVDVTWRWTSDGDALALDLTIAPYGQWPCGWARAGLDLRLDRPTTQVTWTGWGPGPQYPDTGQGARYGTFTADRDSYAVRTVRPQEHGARRIDDALIDVGGTGLRVRGVDVPLTVRPWSRETVAATAHDHELPAATSTWISVDAAASGVGTASCGQGVLPAYRLAPSAQRLRVVFQQPIREEPAATSSYQSVSEPSP; encoded by the coding sequence GTGACATCGTTTCGCACCGAACTGGCCTCCCCACAGCCGGGCCGCGGCGGTCTGCCCGCCCGCGCCCACCTGCGTTCCGACGCGCCCCGGCAGCCGCTCGACGGCGTCTGGCAGGTGCGCAGGCATCCCGACGGCGGCTGGTCGGAGATCCGCGTACCGGGCCATCTGCCCCTGCAGGGCCACGGTTCGCCGATCTACGCCAACGTGCAGTTCCCGTTCCCGGTCGACCCGCCGTTCCCGCCCGACGACAATCCGGTCCACGACCACCGGCTGGAGTTCCAGGCCGACCCGGCGGTGCTGGCCCACCCGTCGGTGCTGCGGTTCGAGGGTGTCGACGGCGCCGCGACGGTGTGGCTCAACGGCGTGGAGCTCGGCACCCTGCGTGGCAGCCGCCTGACGACCGAATTCGATACCACCGCGGTGCTGCGCCCGGGGACCAACGTGCTGGATGTGCGGCTGGCGCAGTGGTCGGCGCACAGCTATCTCGAAGACCAGGACATGTGGTGGATGCCCGGCATCTTCCGCAGCGTGACCCTGCTCGCGCGGCCCGCGGGCGGCATCCGGGACGTCTTCGTGCACGCCGCCTACGACCACCGCGACGGTTCCGGCACGCTGCGGGTCGAGGTCGACAGCGATGCGGTGGTCACCGTCGACGTCCCGGCTCTCGGCGCCGAAAACCTGGGCGCGGGGCAGTCCCATCACTTCCGGTCCGTTTCCCCCTGGACCGCGGAGACCCCTTTCTTGTACGCCGTACGCGTCCACACCCAGTCGGAGGTCGTCACCCTGCGCGCCGGTTTCCGGACGGTGCACGTGGACGACGCGACCCTGATGCTCAACGGCCGCCCGCTGCTGCTGCGCGGCGTCAACCGGCACGAACACGACCCGCTGCACGGCCGGACCGTCGACCTCGACACCGCCCGGCGTGAGCTGCTGTTGATGAAACAGCACAACATCAACGCGGTACGCACGTCGCACTACCCGCCACAGGCCGACTTCCTCGACCTGACCGACGAACTCGGCCTGTACGTGATGGTGGAGAACGACCTGGAGACGCACGGCTTCGAGATGAACGCCTGGCGCGGCAACCCCAGCGACGACCCGCAGTGGCGCGACGCCTACGCCGACCGGATGCGCCGCACCGTGGAACGCGACAAGAACCACGCCAGCGTGCTCTTCTGGTCGCTCGGCAACGAGGCCGGAACCGGCGCCAACCTCGACGCCATCGCCCAGTGGGCCAAGCAGCGCGACCCGGAGCGGCTCGTGCACTACGAGGGTGATCGCCGGTCGCTGCACGTCGACGTGTACTCGCGGATGTACGCCACCACCGACGAGGTCGAGCGGATCGGCGCCGGCACCGAACCCGAGGACGAGCACCGGCGCAGGCTGCCGTTCCTGCTGTGCGAGTACGCGCACGCCATGGGCAACGGGCCCGGCGGGCTCAGCGAGTACCAGGAGCTGTTCCACCGCCATCCACGGCTGGCCGGCGGGTTCATCTGGGAGTGGGTGGAGCACGCGCTGCACGGCGGGACCACTGAGGACGGGCGGACCGTCCAGCTCTACGGCGGCGACTTCGGCGAACGTGTGCACGACGGCAGTTTCGTCATCGACGGGCTGGTGCACGCCGACAAGACGCCCGGCCCCGGGCTCGCCGACGTGGCCCGGGTGTTCGCGCCGGTCGAGCTGACCATCGACGCCGAGCGGTCCACGCTGACGATCGTCAACCGCTACCACAGCCTGGACCTGTCGCACCTGGAGGCGGACTTCCCCCTGCCTGATGTCCCGGCGGGCGCTTCGGTCACCGTACCCACCCGGCATTTGAACGTCGTTCTGCGTGATCGGGAACTCGGGCATGAGGTGGCCTGGGCGCAGCACGTCCCGCCGCGCGCCCGGGTTTCGGTGGAAGCGACCGCGGCGCCGTCGCCGGACCTGCGGCTGGGACCGGCCGTCTTCGATCCGCGGACCGGGATGCCGGTACGGCTCGGTGACCTCGACCTGCACGACGTCGCGGTCGGCCTGTGGCGGGCGCCGACCGAGAACGATCGCGGTCGCGGCTGGGAGGAGCACGATCTGCCGTCGATGGCCGAACGCTGGGCCGCGGCCCGCCTCGACGACCTGCGGACCCGCCTGATCGACATCACCGCCGACGGTCCCGAGCTGGTCGTGCGGACCCGCAGCGGCCCGCCGGTGATCGACGCCGGGGTGGACGTGACCTGGCGCTGGACCAGCGACGGCGACGCGCTCGCACTGGATCTGACCATCGCGCCCTACGGGCAGTGGCCGTGCGGATGGGCCCGGGCCGGTCTCGACCTGCGCCTCGACCGGCCGACGACGCAGGTCACCTGGACCGGTTGGGGGCCCGGCCCGCAGTACCCGGACACCGGGCAGGGCGCCCGCTACGGCACGTTCACCGCCGACCGGGACTCCTACGCGGTCCGCACGGTACGGCCGCAGGAGCACGGCGCCCGCCGGATCGACGACGCGCTGATCGACGTCGGCGGGACCGGCCTGCGGGTGCGTGGCGTCGACGTGCCGCTGACCGTGCGCCCGTGGTCGCGGGAGACGGTCGCGGCCACCGCGCACGATCACGAACTGCCGGCCGCCACGTCCACGTGGATCTCGGTGGACGCGGCGGCCTCCGGGGTCGGTACGGCGTCGTGCGGGCAGGGGGTGCTGCCGGCCTACCGGCTCGCACCCTCCGCCCAGCGCCTGCGGGTCGTGTTTCAGCAGCCGATCCGAGAGGAGCCGGCCGCCACGTCGTCGTACCAGAGCGTGTCCGAACCCTCGCCGTAG
- a CDS encoding GNAT family N-acetyltransferase produces the protein MTTVVPVTVTDPTFEQVAALFDDYRAHYGRAPSPTATRAWLQDQLADRRISAAAAVRAGRVGGFITALVTPASLMLGSVWSIRDLYVAPEHRRIGIASTLLEHVVDSARAAGALRVSLQTETVNTPALRLYTDFGFRPVTGLELLNLPLDPRRPEATG, from the coding sequence GTGACCACGGTCGTGCCGGTCACCGTCACCGATCCCACGTTCGAGCAGGTGGCCGCACTGTTCGACGACTATCGGGCGCACTACGGCCGGGCGCCGTCCCCCACGGCCACCCGCGCCTGGCTGCAGGATCAGCTCGCCGACCGCCGGATCTCGGCGGCCGCCGCCGTCCGGGCCGGCCGGGTCGGCGGTTTCATCACGGCCCTGGTGACACCGGCGTCGCTGATGCTGGGCTCGGTGTGGTCGATCCGCGACCTCTACGTGGCACCCGAGCATCGCCGGATCGGCATCGCGAGCACCCTCCTCGAGCACGTCGTCGACAGCGCCCGTGCCGCCGGCGCACTTCGCGTGTCACTGCAGACCGAGACCGTCAACACCCCGGCGCTGCGGCTCTACACCGACTTCGGTTTCCGCCCGGTCACCGGCCTGGAGTTGCTCAACCTGCCGCTCGACCCACGGCGTCCGGAGGCCACCGGATAG
- a CDS encoding glycosyltransferase family 2 protein, whose amino-acid sequence MDVSVPRLSVVVPVFNEEDVLPLFAERMRPVLDGLGVTYEVLTVDDGSRDATPVVLEGLRRQWPQLRVVRLRRNSGHQNALTAGLHRARGQYVVSIDVDLQDPPETIGEMLRLAEGAGLDVVHGVRADRSTDSPFKRWTAGMYYRMIRRVVGQNVPHNAGDFRLLSRNAVDALTGLPEHQPVHRLLVPWLGLPSGKVTYTRERRAAGRSKYPLGKMIRLALDSVTGFSAAPLRVATWLGTAGIALCLLIGGGALAAYLWGTVVPGWTSMVVAVMFVGALQLLCLGLLGEYVARIFTTLQGRPPYVVTFDSATPGRPLMETAGNGGAAWKL is encoded by the coding sequence ATGGACGTCTCCGTACCACGGCTGTCGGTGGTGGTTCCGGTGTTCAACGAGGAGGACGTGCTACCGCTCTTCGCGGAGCGGATGCGGCCGGTCCTCGACGGGCTCGGCGTGACCTACGAGGTCCTCACCGTCGACGACGGCAGCCGCGACGCCACCCCGGTCGTCCTGGAGGGCCTGCGCCGACAGTGGCCACAACTGCGCGTCGTCCGGCTGCGCCGCAACAGCGGACACCAGAACGCGCTCACCGCCGGCCTGCACCGGGCCCGCGGACAGTACGTGGTGAGCATCGACGTCGACCTGCAGGACCCGCCGGAGACCATCGGCGAGATGCTCCGGCTGGCCGAGGGCGCCGGCCTCGACGTGGTCCACGGGGTACGCGCCGACCGCAGCACCGACAGCCCGTTCAAACGGTGGACCGCCGGGATGTACTACCGGATGATCCGCCGCGTCGTCGGGCAGAACGTCCCGCACAACGCCGGCGACTTCCGACTGCTCTCCCGGAACGCGGTCGACGCGCTCACCGGACTGCCCGAGCACCAGCCGGTCCACCGCCTGCTCGTGCCGTGGCTCGGCCTGCCCAGCGGCAAGGTCACTTACACCCGCGAACGACGGGCCGCGGGCCGCTCCAAGTACCCGCTCGGCAAGATGATCCGGCTCGCTCTGGACAGCGTCACCGGCTTCTCGGCCGCCCCGCTGCGGGTCGCCACCTGGCTCGGCACCGCCGGAATCGCACTGTGCCTGCTGATCGGCGGGGGCGCGCTGGCCGCCTACCTGTGGGGCACCGTCGTCCCCGGCTGGACCTCGATGGTCGTGGCGGTGATGTTCGTGGGCGCGCTGCAACTGCTCTGCCTGGGGCTGCTCGGTGAATACGTGGCCCGGATCTTCACCACCCTCCAGGGGCGACCGCCCTACGTGGTCACCTTCGACTCGGCCACCCCGGGCCGCCCGCTGATGGAGACCGCCGGCAACGGAGGCGCGGCGTGGAAACTCTGA
- a CDS encoding mannosyltransferase family protein, with translation METLTLAPPRPVSAPAPVLRPWRTAYRTGSAVWVVMTVLHLAVSAVARLPRMGESTPDLWSIALAWNGWDAGHYVRIAEEGYHIGPGFPAFFPLYPLLIRAFDVIVPGGPLIAALLVANLAAWGALVMLHRLADHEFGPAVAQRATWYLAAFPMGFYLFIGYNESLFLLLALGVLYAGRRGHWWLAGALGALSSATRLFGVLLMLPLAVEYLRQIGWRPRAVRADVLGIALVPLGVVAYSVYCLVDLGSPFAFSIAQDQWGRQYTIPGGAWLTAIEQGLGHRLQHPATIGAILDAGTALVAVVLLVLCLTGRWRFRRDQVYLVVQGAITLFMLLSTEVGGRSMQSAARYSMEAVAIFFVLARMGSHQLVDRVVMTFGIGLHAVFLVVFMSGTFLVA, from the coding sequence GTGGAAACTCTGACCCTCGCACCACCCCGGCCGGTGAGCGCACCGGCACCGGTGCTTCGGCCGTGGCGGACGGCGTACCGCACCGGATCTGCGGTCTGGGTCGTCATGACCGTCCTGCACCTGGCCGTCAGCGCGGTGGCCCGGCTGCCCCGGATGGGCGAGAGCACCCCCGACCTGTGGTCGATCGCCCTCGCCTGGAACGGCTGGGACGCCGGGCACTACGTGCGGATCGCCGAGGAGGGCTACCACATCGGCCCCGGGTTCCCCGCGTTCTTCCCGCTCTACCCGCTGCTGATTCGCGCCTTCGACGTGATCGTGCCGGGCGGCCCGCTGATCGCCGCCCTGCTGGTGGCCAACCTCGCCGCCTGGGGCGCGCTGGTCATGCTGCACCGGCTGGCCGACCACGAGTTCGGCCCGGCGGTCGCCCAGCGCGCCACCTGGTACCTGGCCGCCTTCCCGATGGGGTTCTACCTGTTCATCGGCTATAACGAGTCGCTCTTCCTGCTGCTGGCGCTGGGTGTGCTCTACGCCGGGCGGCGCGGACACTGGTGGCTCGCCGGTGCCCTCGGCGCGTTGTCGTCGGCCACCCGGCTGTTCGGGGTGCTGCTCATGCTGCCGCTCGCGGTGGAATACCTGCGGCAGATCGGCTGGCGGCCGCGGGCCGTGCGGGCCGACGTGCTCGGGATCGCCCTGGTGCCGCTCGGTGTGGTCGCCTACAGCGTCTACTGCCTGGTGGATCTCGGCAGCCCGTTCGCCTTCAGCATCGCCCAGGATCAGTGGGGGCGGCAGTACACGATCCCCGGTGGGGCCTGGCTGACCGCGATCGAACAGGGTCTCGGGCACCGGCTGCAGCACCCGGCCACGATCGGCGCGATCCTCGACGCCGGGACCGCCCTGGTCGCGGTGGTGCTGCTCGTCCTCTGTCTCACCGGGCGGTGGCGGTTCCGTCGGGATCAGGTCTATCTGGTGGTGCAAGGGGCGATCACCCTGTTCATGCTGCTGTCCACCGAGGTCGGCGGCCGGTCGATGCAGTCGGCCGCCCGCTACTCGATGGAGGCTGTGGCGATCTTCTTCGTCCTGGCCCGGATGGGCTCCCACCAGTTGGTCGACCGGGTCGTGATGACGTTCGGGATCGGATTGCACGCGGTCTTCCTGGTCGTCTTCATGTCAGGAACGTTCCTGGTCGCCTGA
- a CDS encoding DUF1877 family protein, translated as MGLDFECLTVRLDNEPMRRIRADPALWAVVEDQPPFCGPWPGEELPEITRRLLAVLPEDTRRNHDFFGSRNHSQAEYLLDPVAYRTERTRQQAEQTRAHQAIFGAEVFAAHARSGQGITYRCSTAAQLTDAVRLIDELDVTVARREFSVAEMSDLAVYKVHRDEDDDQSFDRNLHDLRAWADHCRTVAAEGLDLMITLY; from the coding sequence ATGGGACTCGACTTCGAATGCCTCACCGTCCGTCTGGACAACGAGCCGATGCGACGGATTCGCGCCGACCCGGCGCTGTGGGCGGTGGTCGAGGACCAGCCCCCGTTCTGCGGACCCTGGCCCGGCGAAGAGCTGCCGGAGATCACCCGGCGGCTGCTGGCCGTGCTTCCCGAGGACACCCGCCGGAACCATGACTTCTTCGGAAGCCGGAACCACTCGCAGGCCGAATACCTGCTGGACCCGGTCGCCTATCGCACCGAGCGAACCCGGCAGCAGGCCGAGCAGACCCGCGCTCACCAGGCGATCTTCGGCGCGGAGGTCTTCGCTGCGCACGCCCGGAGCGGCCAGGGCATCACATACCGGTGTTCCACCGCGGCCCAACTGACCGACGCCGTCCGATTGATCGACGAACTGGACGTCACCGTTGCCCGCCGGGAGTTCTCCGTGGCAGAGATGTCCGACCTGGCCGTCTACAAGGTCCACCGCGACGAAGACGACGACCAGAGCTTCGACCGCAACCTGCACGACCTGCGCGCCTGGGCCGACCACTGCCGTACCGTCGCCGCCGAGGGCCTGGACCTGATGATCACCCTTTACTGA
- a CDS encoding cellulose-binding domain-containing protein has translation MRLRSVLTVAAVAVASGGIVAGLHVPAAQAATVCSVDFTVNQWATGFTADVKLTNTGPAVTAWTLGWTFGGNQTISNGWNAQISQSGTRVTAANLAWNGSLGTGAATSFGFQATYSGTNAKPTDFTLNGVSCAGDVPPSSPAPSSASPSLSTSTSTGPTPSCGTGIRCDGFESQAAGTPGGDWAVTYPDCQGAGAATVDKAVAHSGSTSLRVNGATGYCNHVFVRNTAILGDATYVRYWVRHTTALPASHITMVALKDANDGDRDLRFGGQNGALQWNRASDDATLPEQSPAGVALSRPLPVDSWNCVEFKVNGADGTMETWLNGVSVPGLLQDGVATHDIDGQWLNRTYRPRLTDLKLGWESYGEGSDTLWYDDVAAGSSRIGC, from the coding sequence ATGCGTCTCCGTTCTGTGCTCACCGTCGCGGCGGTTGCCGTCGCGTCCGGTGGGATCGTCGCCGGGCTGCACGTCCCCGCAGCCCAGGCGGCCACCGTCTGTTCCGTCGACTTCACCGTCAACCAGTGGGCGACCGGGTTCACCGCGGACGTCAAGCTCACCAACACCGGACCGGCCGTCACGGCCTGGACCCTCGGCTGGACGTTCGGTGGTAACCAGACCATCTCCAACGGCTGGAACGCGCAGATCAGCCAGTCCGGCACCAGGGTGACCGCGGCCAACCTGGCCTGGAACGGCTCGCTGGGCACCGGGGCGGCGACGTCGTTCGGGTTCCAGGCGACCTACTCCGGCACCAATGCCAAGCCGACCGACTTCACGCTCAACGGCGTCTCCTGCGCGGGCGACGTGCCACCGTCCAGCCCGGCACCGTCCAGCGCGTCCCCGAGCCTGTCCACGTCCACCTCGACCGGGCCGACGCCGAGCTGCGGAACCGGGATCCGCTGTGACGGTTTCGAGAGTCAGGCCGCCGGGACCCCGGGCGGGGACTGGGCGGTCACCTACCCGGACTGCCAGGGCGCCGGCGCGGCCACCGTGGACAAGGCCGTGGCGCACAGTGGCAGCACGTCCCTGCGGGTGAACGGGGCGACCGGCTACTGCAACCACGTCTTCGTGCGGAACACCGCGATCCTCGGCGACGCCACCTACGTCCGGTACTGGGTGCGGCACACCACCGCCCTGCCGGCCTCGCACATCACCATGGTGGCGCTGAAGGACGCCAACGACGGCGACCGTGACCTGCGGTTCGGCGGGCAGAACGGCGCACTGCAGTGGAACCGGGCCTCGGACGACGCCACCCTGCCCGAGCAGAGCCCGGCCGGGGTCGCCCTGTCCCGCCCGCTGCCGGTCGACTCGTGGAACTGTGTCGAGTTCAAGGTGAACGGCGCGGACGGGACGATGGAGACCTGGCTGAACGGCGTGTCGGTGCCGGGCCTGCTCCAGGACGGGGTGGCCACCCACGACATCGACGGCCAGTGGCTGAACCGCACCTACCGGCCGCGACTCACCGACCTGAAGCTGGGCTGGGAGAGCTACGGCGAGGGTTCGGACACGCTCTGGTACGACGACGTGGCGGCCGGCTCCTCTCGGATCGGCTGCTGA